The following proteins are co-located in the Dromiciops gliroides isolate mDroGli1 chromosome 2, mDroGli1.pri, whole genome shotgun sequence genome:
- the LOC122744125 gene encoding DNA excision repair protein ERCC-6-like yields MAESSALATGNAAAQLLSPGRAASYGRYVKEAKEATKNGNLEEALKLFYLAKDVFPNDKVLSRIQRLEEALEKLSVEGDDEFVDVCDSGLMLYGELHDRLFVHQKEGVAFLYSLYKDRRKGGILADDMGLGKTIQIIAFLSAMFDAELVRCVLLIMPTSLISTWTKEFAKWTPGMRVATFHGSSKNERTRNLNRIQRKNGVAITTYQMLINNWQQLSQLDGKEFVWDYLILDEAHKIKSSSTKSSVAARAIPVKNRILLTGTPIQNNLYELWSLFDFACQGSLLGTSKTFKMEYENPITRAREKDATSREKALGLKISENLMMLIKPYFLRRTKEDVQKKSANKSQSNLREKNPGGDMVREIPSLSRKNELIIWVYLVPLQEEIYRKFVSLNHIKQLLTETRSPLAELTVLKKLCDHPRLLSARACSLLGLKEGNFSGGDESQVAHSDIQIEQVLHESLMQESGKMMFLMALLKRLQDEGHQTLVFSQSRKLLDIIEHLLKKENFKILRIDGTVTHLSERQRRINLFQRSQGVSVFLLTSQVGGVGLTLTAATRVVIFDPSWNPATDAQAVDRVYRIGQKENVVVYRLITCGTLEEKIYRRQVFKDSVIRQTTGDQKNPVRYFSKQELRELFAIGDFQSSATQLQLQSLHAGHRKTDEKLEEHIAYLHTLGIAGISDHDLMFTHDVSVHEESEVGESQYIQERVQKAQLLVELESQNNELLLNSVKTRVEETWLKDPASSKPKKKCSEFNVVQHPSPPVIVDLTQEDSLNSGMAGLSIAEDSEVHDLSVMNVDVSIKQSDVHLTEHKIDDECITIFSNEEGHEMEISKTNNPDDSNEVLPDNTQESVKPLARETAEADLEPNPDQPTNDEILLESSILPLSPEKSMELGTSVISLPGDLSGPNALENSGPNEAKLEKESLAASLQDAGDFNLFLEDSVESGQNPSKQSLESTERENSMWNLAANPRGENSFGYLQPENLSGQESELEDKIAPVKMRYKTRRIVSDDEDDSVTEGMLSPFPKPLLTQFSSTPKNNRFQSELFLSEICSGGNNSVISRRSLASRRSLIHVILDHVEDMEEDASEQKSMDKYLEEEEKEEIAEDSQESEHSEEEPAGETSLSQSKPCSLSVSHSDLAQSASGGDCEETTAHNPSPAPVTDEYEALVRCGKELKENGKIQEALNCLLKALDIKSTDPQVMLMTLNLYKQFNQT; encoded by the coding sequence ATGGCGGAGTCGTCGGCCTTGGCCACAGGGAATGCGGCGGCGCAGCTACTGAGCCCGGGGCGAGCAGCCAGTTACGGGAGATatgtaaaagaagcaaaagaagctACCAAGAACGGAAATCTAGAAGAGGCCCTTAAACTTTTCTACTTAGCAAAAGACGTTTTTCCCAACGACAAGGTTCTGAGCCGAATCCAGAGACTAGAGGAAGCCCTGGAAAAGCTATCAGTGGAAGGAGATGATGAATTTGTCGATGTGTGTGACAGTGGCCTGATGCTGTATGGAGAACTGCACGATCGACTTTTTGTGCATCAGAAAGAAGGTGTGGCCTTTCTCTATAGCTTGtataaagacagaaggaaaggtgGCATACTGGCAGATGATATGGGATTAGGAAAGACTATCCAGATTATTGCTTTCCTTTCTGCCATGTTTGATGCTGAACTTGTGAGGTGTGTGCTGCTGATCATGCCTACCAGCCTTATCAGCACATGGACCAAAGAATTTGCTAAGTGGACCCCAGGAATGAGAGTTGCAACCTTTCATGGTTCCAGTAAGAATGAACGTACTAGAAATCTAAACAGGATTCAGAGGAAGAATGGGGTTGCTATTACAACGTACCAAATGTTGATCAACAATTGGCAGCAACTTTCCCAACTGGATGGCAAAGAGTTTGTCTGGGATTATCTTATACTTGATGAAgcccataaaattaaaagttcttCTACTAAGTCATCAGTCGCTGCCCGGGCTATCCCTGTGAAAAATCGCATCCTCCTTACAGGAACCCCAATTCAGAACAACTTGTATGAGCTGTGGTCCCTCTTTGATTTTGCTTGTCAGGGATCCTTGCTAGGAACATCTAAAACCTTTAAAATGGAGTATGAAAATCCTATTACTAGGGCCAGGGAGAAAGATGCTACTTCAAGAGAGAAGGCCCTGGGGCTGAAAATATCTGAAAACTTAATGATGCTTATAAAACCCTATTTTCTCAGGAGGACTAAAGAGGATGTACAGAAGAAAAGTGCCAATAAATCCCAGAGCAATCTTCGTGAAAAGAATCCAGGTGGTGACATGGTCCGTGaaatcccttccctttccagGAAAAATGAGTTAATTATTTGGGTGTATTTAGTACCTTtgcaagaagaaatatataggaaatttGTATCCCTAAACCACATCAAACAGTTATTAACAGAAACACGTTCACCTTTGGCTGAGTTGACTGTCTTAAAGAAGCTATGTGATCACCCGAGGTTACTGTCAGCACGGGCTTGCAGTTTGTTAGGTCTCAAAGAAGGCAACTTCTCTGGTGGGGATGAAAGTCAAGTGGCTCATTCAGATATCCAGATTGAGCAGGTACTTCATGAATCCCTAATGCAAGAATCAGGGAAAATGATGTTTCTTATGGCTTTGCTTAAGAGATTACAAGATGAAGGACATCAAACTCTGGTGTTTTCCCAATCCAGAAAACTTCTAGACATCATAGAGCaccttttaaagaaagagaatttcAAGATTTTGCGTATTGATGGAACCGTTACTCACCTTTCAGAAAGACAGAGGCGAATTAACTTATTTCAGCGGAGTCAAggtgtctctgtttttctccttaCTTCCCAAGTAGGTGGAGTAGGTCTCACCTTAACTGCAGCAACTCGAGTTGTCATTTTTGATCCTAGCTGGAATCCTGCAACTGATGCACAAGCTGTAGACAGAGTTTACAGAATTGggcaaaaagaaaatgttgtGGTTTATAGGTTGATCACCTGTGGTACACTGGAAGAGAAAATATACAGAAGACAGGTTTTCAAGGACTCAGTAATAAGACAAACAACCGGGGATCAAAAAAACCCTGTTAGATATTTTAGCAAGCAAGAATTAAGAGAGCTTTTTGCAATAGGGGATTTTCAGAGTTCTGCAACACAGTTGCAACTGCAGTCTTTGCATGCTGGTCACAGAAAGACTGATGAGAAACTGGAAGAACATATTGCTTACCTGCACACTTTGGGAATAGCAGGAATCTCTGACCATGATTTGATGTTCACACATGATGTGTCTGTTCACGAAGAATCCGAGGTAGGGGAATCTCAGTATATTCAAGAAAGGGTTCAAAAGGCTCAACTTTTAGTTGAATTAGAATCGCAGAATAATGAGCTTTTACTGAACAGTGTAAAAACCAGAGTTGAGGAAACCTGGCTGAAGGATCCTGCATCTTccaaaccaaagaaaaaatgctctgaatttAATGTTGTACAACATCCTTCACCACCTGTAATTGTTGATCTTACACAAGAAGACTCTCTCAATTCTGGAATGGCAGGTTTAAGTATTGCTGAAGACAGTGAGGTGCACGATCTCTCTGTCATGAATGTAGATGTGTCTATAAAACAATCTGATGTTCACTTAACAGAACACAAAATTGATGATGAATGTATAACTATTTTTTCCAATGAAGAGGGCCATGAAATGGAAATATCAAAGACCAATAATCCTGATGATAGCAATGAAGTTTTACCAGATAACACTCAGGAAAGTGTAAAGCCGTTAGCTCGTGAGACAGCAGAAGCTGACCTTGAGCCAAATCCAGATCAACCAACAAATGATGAGATTTTACTGGAATCTTCCATCTTGCCTCTTAGTCCAGAAAAGTCAATGGAATTGGGTACTTCTGTCATTAGCCTACCAGGTGATCTGTCAGGCCCAAATGCATTGGAGAATTCTGGACCAAACGAGGCCAAGTTAGAAAAAGAATCCTTAGCTGCTTCACTGCAGGATGCTGGTGATTTCAATCTTTTCTTGGAAGACTCTGTAGAGAGTGGACAGAATCCTTCCAAGCAGTCTTTGGAGTCCACTGAAAGGGAGAATAGCATGTGGAATTTAGCAGCTAATCCTAGAGGGGAGAATAGCTTTGGGTATCTACAGCCTGAGAATCTCTCTGGTCAAGAAAGTGAACTGGAAGACAAAATAGCTCCCGTGAAAATGAGATATAAGACGAGGAGGATTGTttctgatgatgaagatgattctGTGACAGAAGGAATGTTATCCCCTTTCCCAAAGCCATTACTAACACAATTTAGCTCAACTCCCAAAAACAATAGATTCCAATCTGAATTGTTTTTATCTGAAATATGTAGTGGTGGAAATAATTCTGTAATTTCTAGAAGATCTCTGGCTTCAAGGAGATCACTTATTCATGTGATTTTAGACCATGTTGAAGATATGGAAGAAGATGCCAGTGAGCAAAAGAGTATGGACAAGtatttagaagaagaagaaaaagaagaaatagcagaGGACAGTCAGGAATCTGAACATTCAGAAGAGGAACCTGCTGGAGAAACCTCATTGTCCCAAAGTAAACCCTGCTCTTTGTCCGTGTCTCACTCAGACTTAGCCCAGAGTGCATCTGGTGGAGATTGTGAAGAGACTACTGCACACAACCCAAGTCCAGCTCCTGTGACAGATGAGTATGAGGCTCTTGTCAGGTGTGGAAAGGAACTgaaagagaatgggaaaataCAGGAAGCACTCAATTGTTTACTTAAAGCCCTTGACATAAAAAGTACTGATCCACAAGTTATGCTCATGACTTTAAATTTGTATAAGCAATTTAATCAAACTTGA